The following coding sequences are from one Kushneria phosphatilytica window:
- a CDS encoding toprim domain-containing protein encodes MTHTTQKDWPLERGRPRTEAPPKAPPRHTTIEPALLEALAECGVTGLTVHADGVIHRFDASDKKRGNRCGWYVCPSLDVAVFGFWHTGEQHTVITGGRVDPTTTLETRLAYQRAKEQREAEQRQQWTRTAEQARRWWAAAESADPHHPYLLKKRLAPHGLRQRGDMLLVPLFLGGELVNLQRILPDGSKRFMAGGRIRGAASLLGRIAGADTVYLCEGWATAATLHEAVGQPVVAAMNCGNLLPMARSLRSRLPASVAIIVAADNDRYKSGNAGLTKGREAALAIGARIVWPEFPCAECACSDFNDRQCCALGEVVA; translated from the coding sequence ATGACCCACACGACGCAAAAGGACTGGCCTCTCGAAAGAGGTCGGCCCCGTACCGAAGCGCCGCCGAAAGCGCCTCCCAGGCATACCACCATCGAGCCCGCACTGCTCGAAGCACTGGCCGAATGTGGCGTCACCGGGCTCACGGTTCATGCTGATGGTGTGATTCACCGCTTCGACGCATCGGACAAGAAGCGCGGCAACCGCTGCGGCTGGTACGTCTGCCCATCGCTGGACGTGGCCGTGTTCGGCTTCTGGCATACTGGAGAGCAGCACACCGTCATCACTGGCGGCAGGGTTGATCCCACCACCACGCTCGAGACCCGACTGGCCTATCAGCGGGCGAAGGAGCAGCGCGAAGCCGAACAGCGCCAGCAATGGACCAGAACTGCCGAGCAGGCCCGCCGCTGGTGGGCCGCTGCCGAATCTGCCGACCCCCATCACCCCTACCTGCTGAAGAAGCGACTGGCTCCCCATGGCCTGCGTCAGCGCGGCGACATGCTGTTGGTACCGCTGTTTCTTGGTGGTGAGCTGGTGAATCTTCAGCGCATCTTACCCGATGGCAGTAAACGCTTCATGGCTGGCGGACGTATCAGGGGAGCAGCGTCACTACTCGGGCGCATTGCCGGCGCTGACACTGTTTATCTGTGCGAAGGCTGGGCGACCGCTGCCACGCTCCACGAGGCAGTGGGTCAGCCGGTGGTCGCTGCCATGAATTGCGGCAATCTTCTGCCCATGGCCCGGTCCCTGCGTAGCCGCCTGCCCGCCAGCGTGGCAATCATCGTTGCCGCCGATAACGACCGCTACAAGTCCGGCAATGCCGGACTGACCAAAGGCCGGGAAGCAGCGCTGGCGATTGGTGCCCGGATCGTCTGGCCCGAGTTCCCCTGCGCTGAATGCGCATGTTCCGACTTCAATGACCGGCAGTGCTGTGCACTTGGGGAGGTGGTCGCATGA
- a CDS encoding helix-turn-helix domain-containing protein — MSAPIDYRISEEAGRRFAVVPLEQFTELVERAGETDALTLPHEIVSRHLVDDVPLVRCWREYLGMTQAGLATRLDVSQAQIAQWEQTDAKPRYATLKRLAGAMGIHVRQLTLDDD, encoded by the coding sequence ATGAGCGCACCTATTGATTACCGTATCAGCGAGGAGGCTGGCCGCCGCTTCGCCGTGGTTCCCCTAGAGCAGTTTACCGAACTGGTCGAGCGTGCCGGCGAAACCGACGCCCTGACCTTGCCCCACGAGATCGTTAGCCGCCACCTGGTCGACGACGTGCCGCTGGTACGCTGCTGGCGCGAATACCTGGGCATGACTCAAGCCGGGCTGGCGACTCGTCTGGACGTGTCACAGGCACAGATAGCGCAGTGGGAACAGACCGACGCCAAGCCCCGTTACGCCACCTTGAAGAGACTGGCCGGCGCCATGGGCATTCATGTTCGTCAACTCACGCTCGACGACGACTGA
- a CDS encoding type II toxin-antitoxin system RelE family toxin has protein sequence MTHQVHWTLKATKQAKKLHASDRATVIESVSGLAVWPECKETHDIKPLTRHQYQYRLRVGRYRVLFDVETEVQVVSIEEVKKRDERTY, from the coding sequence ATGACTCATCAAGTCCACTGGACGCTTAAAGCCACCAAGCAGGCCAAAAAGCTGCACGCTTCAGACCGCGCCACGGTTATCGAAAGCGTGAGCGGCTTGGCAGTATGGCCGGAATGTAAAGAGACCCACGACATCAAGCCACTTACCCGCCACCAGTACCAATACCGCCTGCGCGTGGGGCGCTATCGAGTGTTGTTTGACGTGGAAACAGAGGTTCAAGTGGTCTCCATCGAGGAGGTGAAAAAACGCGATGAGCGCACCTATTGA